One window of the Colletotrichum destructivum chromosome 4, complete sequence genome contains the following:
- a CDS encoding Putative alpha-ketoglutarate dehydrogenase component 4/YMR-31: MFATRVLRQAAAHAERVPSIRFLGRRTIPSSIDHTPAPHPASPTGKLPANFGNGSASPKHTSFSSYRDHAQQHGPLQRSISSGVGGASGHSLGSVVPPSGVAFDRSELPARFRRQPIDMAEIEAVESGGAALFG; encoded by the exons ATGTTCGCTACCAGagtcctccgccaggctgCTGCCCACGCCGAGCGCGTTCCCAGCATCAggttcctcggccgccgcacCATTCCTT CCTCCATTGACCACACCCCCGCCCCTCACCCGGCCTCGCCCACCGGCAAGCTGCCCGCCAACTTCGGCAATGGCTCTGCCTCCCCCAAGCACACCAGCTTCAGCTCCTACCGCGATCACGCCCAGCAGCATGGTCCCCTGCAGCGCTCCATCAGCtctggcgtcggcggcgcctcggGCCACAGCCTCGGCTCCGTCGTGCCCCCGTCCGGCGTCGCCTTTGACCGCTCCGAGCTGCCCGCTCgcttccgccgccagcccatcgacatggccgagatcgaggccgtcgagtcCGGCGGTgccgccctcttcggctGA
- a CDS encoding Putative holocytochrome c/c1 synthase yields the protein MPDPNNDAAAPETCPVDHKAREAWLQHARAANPAEAHPHPPQPVVSSVDIPPTQSQSWTQSLLSLTPFSSSSSSSPVSNTTSTTPSASSASNTAEACPVDHKSREAWLAQARAASAAANPHVQPADQQTPSKPLDQAPSQPSRSWTQSLKSYIPFASPSSSAAQDAPNPARSPTTKSGLDTEREVSTIPRTATSAYPGDSRPSNHEQETGADEATGNWIYPSQKMFFDAMKRKGHDTRAADMATVVPIHNAVNERAWKEIKEWEQPYLEGTACDGPKLHSFLGLSTNMSPKARINTLLGYTPPFDRHDWIVDRCGVQVEYVIDFYAGRPDAHGKPSFYLDVRPKLNSWEGVKMRALRGVGLS from the exons ATGCCAGACCCCAacaacgacgccgccgcgcccgagACGTGCCCCGTCGACCATAAGGCCCGCGAGGCCTGGCTGCAGCACGCCCGTGCCGCGaacccggccgaggcgcaTCCTCACCCGCCACAACCCGTCGTCTCTTCCGTCGACATCCCGCCAACGCAGTCGCAGTCCTGGACCCAGTCCCTGCTATCACTGACTcccttctcgtcgtcgtcgtcgtcttctcctgTTTCAAACACcacatcgacaacaccatcCGCGTCGTCCGCCTCCAACACCGCCGAGGCCTGTCCTGTTGATCACAAGTCCCGTGAAGCATGGCTCGCCCAGGCCCGCGCTGCAAGCGCCGCAGCAAACCCTCACGTACAACCCGCTGACCAACAAACTCCTTCTAAACCCCTCGACCAGGCGCCATCACAGCCCTCACGATCCTGGACCCAGTCCCTCAAGTCATACATCCCATTcgcctccccttcctcctccgcagCACAAGATGCGCCGAACCCTGCGCGCTCACCGACCACGAAATCGGGCCTCGACACCGAGCGCGAGGTCTCGACGATCCCCCGGACGGCAACCTCGGCGTACCCGGGCGACAGCCGGCCCTCGAATCACGAGCAGGAgacgggcgccgacgaggcgacgGGCAACTGGATTTACCCTTCTCAAAAGATGTTCTTCGACGCCATGAAGCGCAAGGGTCACGATACGCGCGCTGCCGACATGGCGACCGTCGTGCCCATCCACAACGCTGTGAACGAGAGGGCCTGGAAGGAGATTAAAGAGTGGGAGCAGCCCTATCTCGAGGGCACTGC CTGCGACGGCCCCAAGCTCCACTCGTTCCTCGGGCTCAGCACAAACATGTCTCCCAAGGCGCGCATCAACACGCTGCTGGGCTACACGCCGCCCTTCGATCGCCACGACTGGATCGTCGACCGCTGTGGTGTGCAGGTTGAGTACGTCATCGACTTCTACGCCGGTCGGCCGGATGCCCACGGCAAGCCGAGTTTCTACCTCGACGTGCGTCCGAAGCTGAACAGCTGGGAGGGCGTCAAGATGCGCGCGCTTCGGGGTGTGGGGCTGTCTTGA
- a CDS encoding Putative ABC1 atypical kinase-like domain, protein kinase-like domain superfamily, which produces MFQPILHRLGPVVVQIVPRRSGSSVRFSHMSGGRPSPFQVFGRSGAPFGLPVATVQHHVRSIATRRRVAEAPTQSHHTTITTPPRRPRRIFQKLMSLLCGLGLTAYAADRFYLGSVVMRSARAYGTMALVGLDYKLHLGNRPYVAGVPPDTLHDRNARRVCDMLKRNGGLYLKAGQAVAMQAGGILPEAYQRAFSETFDDAARAPWADVEAVVRGDFGQSVEQVFGADAVEHEPRAAASIAQVHYARLSDGREIAIKVQRRQIAAQVSSDLSTLKRMIEYTAEATSIPMGSLGGFVMNHVMQETDFKNERANAERVAGFVRDDPRLRGRVHIPVVYPELSSKRVLTTEWIHGRKLWDKDGITAPYTPAPIGGSDGGLGLGLREVMETVVELFSAQMFRYGFVHCDPHPGNILVRRTPLGKPEIVLLDHGLYVTLSDNLRRQYALFWKALLTQDAEGLKRVSRAWGMEDPAPWADALAMRSGKQPGPARGEETAREREERMIAEAAGYFGEDGLWPPELVFLERNLGLVQGSNRHLGSPVNRVKMVGAAAIRAVAVDGQGAGRREPLWERARSRWSLFLLDLAFCLSSVRQYFGYGGGFEEDLKEEEDRSARELKDALAVVLGVAVD; this is translated from the exons ATGTTCCAGCCGATTCTCCACCGGTTGGGGCCGGTGGTTGTCCAGATTGTCCCCCGCCGCTCCGGCTCCTCGGTCCGGTTCTCACACATGTCCGGCGGTCGGCCATCGCCTTTCCAAGTCTTCGGCCGTTCCGGAGCACCCTTCGGATTACCAGTAGCAACAGTTCAACACCATGTCAGATCTATCGCAACCCGTCGCCGCGTCGCTGAAGCTCCAACCCAATCCCATCACACTACTATCACTACTCCTCCAAGGAGACCGAGGCGGATATTTCAAAAGCTCATGTCTCTCCTCTGCGGCCTGGGCCTCACAGCATACGCCGCCGACAGGTTCTACCTAGGAAGCGTGGTGATGCGCAGCGCTAGGGCCTACGGGACCATGgctctcgtcggcctcgactACAAGCTGCACCTCGGGAACCGGCCCtacgtcgccggcgtgcccCCCGACACACTTCACGACCGCAACGCCCGCCGTGTCTGCGACATGCTGAAGCGCAACGGTGGGCTCTATCTCAAggccggccaggccgtcgccATGCAGGCCGGCGGCATTTTGCCCGAGGCCTACCAGCGCGCCTTCTCCGAGAcgttcgacgacgccgcgagggcgccctgggccgacgtcgaggccgtcgtccgcGGGGACTTTGGGCAGTCCGTAGAGCAGGTCTTCGgagccgacgccgtcgagcacgAGCCCCGCGCGGCGGCTTCCATTGCGCAGGTTCACTATGCCCGCCTGTCGGACGGCCGCGAGATCGCTATCAAGGTCCAGCGCAGACAGATCGCCGCCCAGGTGTCCTCGGACCTGTCGACGCTCAA GCGCATGATCGAGTACACCGCCGAAGCGACCTCGATCCCCATGGGCTCCCTCGGGGGCTTCGTCATGAACCACGTCATGCAGGAGACCGACTTCAAGAACGAGAGGGCCAACGCCGAGcgcgtcgccggcttcgtccGCGACGACCCGCGGCTCCGCGGCCGCGTCCACATCCCTGTGGTCTACCCCGAGCTCAGTTCGAAGCGAGTCCTGACGACGGAATGGATTCACGGCCGCAAACTGTGGGACAAGGACGGCATCACGGCGCCGTATACGCCGGCGCCCattggcggcagcgacggcgggcTGGGTCTCGGCCTGCGCGAGGTCATGgagaccgtcgtcgagctcttCTCGGCCCAGATGTTCCGCTACGGATTCGTCCACTGCGACCCCCACCCGGGCAACATCCTCGTCCGGCGCACGCCGTTGGGGAAACCCGAGATCGTCCTGCTGGATCACGGCCTCTACGTCACCTTGTCCGACAACCTGCGGCGGCAGTACGCACTGTTCTGGAAAGCCCTCCTGACgcaggacgccgagggcctGAAGCGGGTGTCGCGGGCCTGGGGCATGGAGGACCCGGCGCCGTGGGCCGACGCGTTGGCGATGAGGTCCGGGAAGCAGCCGGGGCCCGCGCgcggggaggagacggccCGGGAGCGCGAGGAGCGCATgatcgccgaggcggccgggtATTTCGGGGAGGACGGGCTGTGGCCGCCGGagctcgtcttcctcgagcGCAACCTGGGGCTAGTGCAGGGCAGCAACCGGCATCTCGGGTCGCCGGTGAACCGCGTCAAGATGGTCGGGGCCGCGGCCATacgcgccgtcgccgtcgacggccagggcGCCGGGCGGCGGGAGCCGCTGTGGGAGAGGGCGCGGTCGCGCTGGTCGCTTTTCCTGTTGGACTTGGCGTTTTGCCTCAGCAGCGTCAGGCAGTATTTCGGGTACGGCGGCGGGTTCGAGGAGGACctgaaggaggaggaggatagGTCGGCGCGGGAGCTGAAGGATGCGTTGGCGGTCGTGTTGGGCGTCGCGGTGGACTAG